A stretch of Halomonas elongata DSM 2581 DNA encodes these proteins:
- a CDS encoding FecCD family ABC transporter permease — protein sequence MIATVASAAPARSEWHWIWLTPLVLFVAIMAGTAIGETSIPMDTILKVLANRLGGTSFAVDRIEAGIIWDYRLSRAILAACCGAGLALAGVVLQALLRNPLADPFLMGISAGASTGAVTVTIAGVGTGVLTLSLGAFAGAGLAFGLVVALAHAAGSSTGGGRGTQAAGAIILAGIAGSQLFNALTAFIIAKSASAEQARGIMFWLMGNLSGVRWEDVFLGLPAALTGLVICLWHRRALDAFTFGTDSAASLGIPVRRVRGVLIAAMALVTAVMVSMVGAIGFVGLVIPHAMRFLVGSRHTRLVPASALAGAIFLIASDILSRTLVSGQVLPIGVVTALIGAPAFALILIRGAKRR from the coding sequence ATGATAGCGACCGTGGCAAGCGCCGCCCCCGCGCGCTCGGAATGGCACTGGATATGGCTGACGCCGCTGGTACTGTTCGTCGCGATAATGGCTGGCACTGCCATCGGCGAGACGTCGATCCCCATGGACACCATCCTCAAGGTACTGGCCAACCGATTAGGGGGGACGTCATTCGCCGTCGACCGGATCGAGGCCGGCATCATCTGGGATTACCGGCTCAGCCGCGCGATTCTCGCGGCTTGCTGCGGCGCCGGGCTGGCTCTGGCTGGCGTCGTTCTCCAGGCCCTGCTGCGCAACCCGCTCGCCGATCCCTTCCTGATGGGAATCTCCGCCGGAGCCTCGACCGGCGCCGTCACGGTCACCATTGCCGGTGTCGGCACCGGCGTCCTGACGCTGTCGCTCGGGGCCTTCGCCGGCGCCGGCCTGGCCTTTGGCCTGGTCGTGGCCCTCGCCCATGCTGCCGGCAGCAGCACCGGCGGCGGCCGTGGCACCCAAGCGGCGGGGGCCATCATCCTCGCCGGCATTGCCGGCTCTCAGCTGTTCAATGCCCTCACGGCCTTCATCATTGCCAAGTCGGCGAGTGCCGAGCAGGCCCGCGGCATCATGTTCTGGCTGATGGGCAACCTTTCCGGCGTGCGCTGGGAAGACGTCTTCCTGGGCTTGCCCGCCGCCTTGACGGGCCTGGTGATCTGCCTCTGGCACCGACGCGCACTGGATGCCTTTACCTTCGGCACCGACAGCGCCGCCTCGCTCGGCATTCCCGTGCGCCGGGTGCGAGGCGTGCTGATCGCTGCCATGGCGCTGGTAACCGCCGTGATGGTTTCCATGGTCGGCGCCATCGGTTTCGTGGGCCTGGTGATTCCCCACGCCATGCGTTTCCTCGTCGGCAGCCGCCACACCCGCCTGGTGCCGGCCTCGGCACTGGCGGGCGCGATCTTCCTGATCGCCTCGGACATCCTCTCGCGCACCCTGGTGTCGGGGCAGGTGCTGCCGATCGGCGTGGTCACGGCATTGATCGGGGCGCCGGCATTCGCCTTGATCCTGATTCGCGGAGCGAAGAGACGATGA
- a CDS encoding ABC transporter substrate-binding protein, producing MNSVRKALATLSLIPASFAVGDTTEYPLSIINCGQEIHFSSAPSRTVTIGQSATEILYALGVGDRLEGTSVWFNPVLPEFQEINAGVERIADNDPSFEAVVNKHPELVAAQYEWHVGPTGSVATRDQFHDLGIATYIMPADCDTKDNATGGDGTRTAAFSIDSIYKGITELASIFDVKEAGKTLVSDLESREKSAIIEAKNLDLPDDLSAVFWFSSPDGSADPYVAGRLGAPGYMMDKLGLRNVIQSDEEWPVVGWESIARSDPDIIVVARMDRRRYAADSVEAKLDFLHHDPVAREMSAVKNDRIIEMDAHAMSATMRTIFGLETLVDALSTLSFER from the coding sequence ATGAATTCCGTTCGCAAGGCACTGGCAACATTATCGCTCATCCCTGCCTCATTCGCCGTGGGTGATACCACAGAATATCCACTGTCGATCATCAATTGCGGCCAGGAAATACACTTCTCTTCCGCACCAAGTCGCACCGTCACCATTGGTCAGTCGGCCACCGAAATTCTCTATGCGCTGGGGGTCGGCGACCGACTCGAAGGCACATCGGTATGGTTCAATCCAGTGCTGCCGGAATTCCAGGAAATCAATGCGGGTGTCGAGCGTATCGCCGACAATGATCCAAGCTTCGAGGCCGTGGTTAACAAGCACCCCGAACTGGTTGCCGCCCAGTATGAATGGCATGTCGGCCCCACCGGCAGCGTAGCGACCCGCGACCAGTTCCACGACCTGGGCATCGCCACCTACATCATGCCTGCCGACTGCGATACCAAGGACAATGCGACCGGAGGAGACGGCACTCGAACCGCTGCCTTTTCCATCGATTCGATCTACAAGGGTATCACCGAACTTGCCAGCATCTTCGATGTAAAAGAAGCTGGAAAAACCTTGGTTTCCGACCTGGAATCGCGTGAAAAAAGTGCCATCATCGAGGCCAAAAATCTCGATCTTCCGGATGACCTTTCGGCAGTATTCTGGTTCTCGTCTCCTGACGGTTCAGCCGATCCCTACGTTGCCGGTCGGCTCGGCGCTCCGGGCTACATGATGGACAAGCTAGGTCTCCGCAACGTGATCCAGTCCGATGAGGAATGGCCTGTCGTCGGCTGGGAATCGATCGCCCGCTCCGATCCCGACATCATCGTGGTGGCGCGCATGGATCGACGCCGCTACGCGGCCGACAGCGTCGAGGCCAAGCTGGATTTTCTTCACCATGATCCCGTGGCCCGCGAAATGTCGGCGGTGAAGAACGACCGCATCATCGAGATGGATGCCCACGCAATGAGCGCCACGATGCGCACGATCTTCGGTCTCGAAACACTGGTCGATGCCCTGTCGACCCTGTCCTTCGAACGATGA
- a CDS encoding AAA family ATPase, translated as MTDETAYPFVAVVGQQALKTALLLNVIDPRIGGVLISGPKGSAKSTLARALAAILPDDAEGRRPPLVTLPLGASEERLTGSLDLQRVLAEGETRFQPGLLARAHGGLLYVDEVNLLPDSLVDLLLDVAASGVNLVERDGISHSHPAEFGLIGTMNPDEGELRPQLLDRFGLCVEQQVAADVTERVAIVRQREAFDRDPRAFAAAHEAEQATLTRRLVEARERLSGISVEPWVYEHIATHSQAAGVEGLRADVTWHRAARAHAAWRGEDRVGREDLDAVEPWVLAHRRTTEPETPPEQGGTPPSGDGESGNAPGAGSTSHGQEADPAPQGQWGAMPPVTQPSVGAVLPSWPETTATAPRAGASSVPAASRQAGAQAGQGRTRRSRYDHLTPRPDWFATLVENRGRWPWQRLRYQHPRAGQPMLHLVLLDTSASTLGQRLLGRAKGMVDGLVRQAYAAREQIAVLGFGNDGIATILPRRRSPRDLLERLDATPGGGGTPLREAVQRAARLIRQWRCQDAGLKVRTYLITDGRTRQSLRGLPSLGDCVVVDTEAAAVKRGRGRDIARRLGAAYRPLAGPEAT; from the coding sequence ATGACCGACGAAACCGCGTACCCCTTCGTCGCCGTCGTCGGCCAACAGGCGCTCAAGACCGCGCTGTTGCTCAACGTCATCGATCCCCGCATCGGCGGCGTGCTGATCAGCGGTCCCAAGGGCAGTGCCAAGTCGACCCTGGCCCGAGCGCTGGCGGCGATCCTGCCGGACGACGCCGAAGGCCGTCGACCGCCGCTGGTCACCTTGCCGCTGGGTGCCAGCGAGGAGCGCCTGACCGGCAGCCTGGATCTGCAACGGGTGCTGGCCGAGGGCGAGACGCGCTTCCAGCCGGGATTGCTGGCCAGGGCCCACGGCGGCCTGCTGTACGTCGACGAGGTCAACCTGCTGCCGGATTCGCTGGTGGACCTGCTGCTCGACGTGGCGGCCAGCGGCGTCAATCTCGTCGAGCGTGACGGTATCAGCCATTCCCATCCGGCGGAGTTCGGCCTGATCGGCACCATGAATCCCGACGAGGGCGAGCTGCGGCCCCAGTTGCTCGATCGCTTCGGCCTCTGCGTCGAGCAGCAGGTGGCGGCCGACGTGACGGAGCGAGTGGCCATTGTGCGACAGCGCGAAGCCTTCGACCGCGACCCCCGAGCCTTCGCCGCGGCGCACGAGGCCGAGCAGGCGACGCTGACACGGCGTCTGGTCGAGGCTCGCGAGCGGCTGTCCGGGATCTCGGTCGAACCCTGGGTCTACGAGCACATCGCCACGCACAGCCAGGCCGCCGGAGTAGAGGGGCTGCGGGCCGACGTTACCTGGCACCGCGCGGCCCGGGCCCACGCTGCCTGGCGGGGCGAGGACCGGGTTGGCCGTGAGGATCTGGACGCCGTCGAGCCCTGGGTGCTGGCCCATCGCCGCACCACCGAGCCCGAAACGCCTCCCGAGCAGGGCGGTACGCCGCCGTCCGGCGATGGAGAGAGTGGAAACGCGCCGGGTGCCGGCTCCACTTCCCATGGCCAGGAGGCCGACCCGGCCCCTCAGGGGCAGTGGGGGGCCATGCCGCCGGTGACGCAGCCGAGCGTCGGCGCAGTGCTGCCGTCGTGGCCGGAAACCACCGCCACGGCGCCCAGGGCCGGCGCGTCCTCGGTACCGGCCGCGAGCCGGCAGGCCGGCGCTCAGGCGGGCCAGGGCCGCACTCGGCGCTCTCGATACGACCACCTCACGCCCCGCCCGGACTGGTTCGCCACCCTGGTCGAGAACCGCGGGCGGTGGCCCTGGCAGCGCCTGCGCTATCAGCATCCGCGCGCCGGCCAGCCGATGCTGCACCTCGTTCTGCTGGACACTTCCGCCTCCACCCTCGGCCAACGCCTGCTGGGCCGGGCCAAGGGCATGGTCGACGGCCTGGTGCGCCAGGCCTATGCCGCCCGCGAGCAGATCGCGGTGCTGGGGTTCGGCAATGACGGCATCGCCACCATTCTTCCCCGGCGTCGCTCGCCCAGGGACCTGCTCGAGCGGCTCGACGCCACGCCCGGCGGTGGCGGCACGCCGCTGCGCGAGGCCGTTCAGCGGGCGGCGCGGCTGATCCGCCAGTGGCGATGTCAGGATGCCGGTCTCAAGGTGCGCACCTACCTGATCACCGACGGCCGTACCCGCCAGTCGCTACGCGGCTTGCCGTCGCTCGGCGATTGCGTCGTCGTCGACACCGAGGCCGCCGCCGTGAAGCGGGGGCGGGGCCGGGATATCGCCCGCCGGTTGGGCGCGGCCTACCGGCCGTTGGCCGGTCCGGAGGCGACATGA
- a CDS encoding cobyrinate a,c-diamide synthase: MSEHATLRETSATCPAVFVAAPASGQGKTTVTAALARMLRRRGKVVRVFKTGPDYLDPRVLAQASGQPVDSLDLWMAGEAYCRRRLYEAARQADLILVEGAMGLFDGEPSSADLASLFGLPMVIVMDVKGMAQTAAALVAGLAGFRDDIRIAGLIANACGSARHRELIEAALPESVPLLAAVPRDPALALPERHLGLVQAEEIRDDLEARFEAGAEALEAEGLAEALLGMAPVAFTSAPTEAAAPPAWLAGRTIAVARDAAFSFVYQANLDLLERMGATLRIFSPLTDTHLPPCDALWLPGGYPELHAAGLAENVPMRDDIQRAFAADLPILAECGGLLYCLESLTDTDEQTHAMLGLLPGHGAMRGRRGCQGMQTAGLPEGPVRGHAHHRSQASGTPEPIAHGQRQRHSAPGEAIYRARRLTATYLHLFFPDNPAAVARLFGADAVEADSIKECQG; the protein is encoded by the coding sequence ATGAGCGAGCACGCGACGCTGCGCGAGACGAGCGCGACCTGCCCGGCGGTATTCGTCGCCGCGCCAGCCTCGGGCCAGGGCAAGACCACGGTGACCGCCGCCCTGGCGCGGATGCTGCGCCGCCGGGGCAAGGTGGTGCGGGTCTTCAAGACCGGCCCGGACTACCTGGATCCCCGGGTGCTGGCCCAGGCTTCGGGCCAGCCGGTCGACTCGCTCGACCTGTGGATGGCCGGCGAGGCCTACTGCCGAAGGCGCCTGTACGAGGCGGCTCGCCAGGCCGACCTGATCCTGGTGGAGGGCGCCATGGGGCTGTTCGACGGCGAGCCCTCCAGCGCCGACCTCGCTTCGTTGTTCGGCCTGCCGATGGTCATCGTCATGGACGTCAAGGGTATGGCCCAGACTGCGGCGGCCCTGGTGGCCGGCCTGGCGGGCTTTCGCGACGACATCCGCATCGCCGGGCTGATCGCCAACGCCTGTGGCTCGGCGCGACATCGCGAACTGATCGAGGCGGCCTTGCCCGAAAGCGTGCCGCTGCTGGCGGCGGTGCCTCGCGATCCGGCCCTGGCCTTGCCCGAACGCCACCTGGGGCTGGTCCAGGCCGAAGAGATTCGCGATGACCTGGAGGCGCGCTTCGAGGCCGGCGCCGAGGCGCTCGAGGCCGAGGGGCTGGCCGAGGCCCTGCTGGGCATGGCGCCGGTGGCTTTCACCTCTGCACCCACCGAGGCCGCCGCGCCGCCGGCATGGCTGGCCGGCCGCACCATCGCCGTGGCGCGCGACGCCGCCTTCAGCTTCGTCTATCAGGCCAACCTGGATTTACTCGAGCGCATGGGCGCGACGCTGCGCATCTTCTCGCCGCTGACCGACACCCATCTGCCACCCTGCGATGCTCTCTGGCTGCCAGGCGGTTATCCCGAGCTTCACGCTGCCGGCCTGGCGGAGAACGTCCCCATGCGCGACGACATCCAGCGGGCCTTCGCCGCGGATCTGCCGATACTGGCCGAGTGCGGTGGCCTGCTCTATTGCCTGGAGAGCCTGACGGACACCGACGAGCAGACCCACGCCATGCTGGGCCTGCTGCCTGGACATGGCGCCATGCGAGGGCGGCGTGGCTGCCAGGGCATGCAGACCGCCGGCCTGCCCGAGGGGCCGGTGCGCGGTCATGCTCACCACCGCTCCCAGGCCAGCGGCACACCCGAGCCCATCGCTCACGGGCAGCGTCAACGTCACTCTGCGCCGGGCGAGGCGATCTATCGGGCACGGCGCCTGACGGCCACCTATCTGCACCTGTTCTTCCCCGACAACCCCGCCGCCGTGGCCCGCCTGTTCGGGGCGGACGCGGTCGAGGCCGATTCGATAAAGGAATGCCAAGGATGA
- the cobW gene encoding cobalamin biosynthesis protein CobW: MNLNKIPSTVVTGFLGSGKTTLLAGILRQITGKRIAVIVNEFGEQDIDSSLLRGCALGCEEGAEEEGARALDEDGGIFELANGCICCTVEEEFLPVMKKLVARRDDIDHILIETSGLALPKPLVQAFNWPEVRQHCTVDAIITVVDGPAVAAGRYASDVDQVEAQRRADDSLDHDPSLRELLDDQLSAADLVLVSKSDLLSVDERKRVEELVADKVPTAVKTLFIDPSLADDPARLEALMGIGAASEAGIDRIDNHHDRHHAEGAHHDHAHDHFDGHVIRLGEVDGEALEARLGELLKAHEIYRAKGFAAIPGKPMRRVIQAVGERLDGYYDRLWTAGEPRHTELVIIGRALDREALQAALAGAETATPA; the protein is encoded by the coding sequence ATGAACCTGAACAAGATTCCCTCCACGGTGGTGACCGGTTTCCTGGGTAGCGGCAAGACGACCCTGCTGGCCGGTATCCTGCGCCAGATCACCGGCAAGCGCATCGCCGTCATCGTCAACGAGTTCGGCGAGCAGGATATCGATTCCAGCCTGCTGCGCGGCTGTGCTCTTGGCTGTGAGGAAGGTGCCGAAGAGGAGGGCGCGCGTGCCCTCGATGAGGACGGCGGCATCTTCGAGCTGGCCAATGGCTGCATCTGCTGCACCGTGGAGGAGGAGTTCCTGCCGGTGATGAAGAAGCTGGTGGCCCGCCGCGACGACATCGACCACATCCTGATCGAGACCAGCGGCCTGGCGTTGCCCAAGCCGCTGGTCCAGGCCTTCAACTGGCCCGAGGTGCGCCAGCACTGCACCGTCGATGCCATCATCACCGTGGTCGATGGCCCGGCGGTGGCCGCCGGCCGTTATGCCAGCGATGTCGACCAGGTCGAGGCCCAGCGTCGCGCCGACGACAGCCTGGACCATGACCCCAGCCTGCGCGAGCTGCTGGACGATCAATTGAGCGCCGCCGACCTGGTGCTGGTCAGCAAGAGCGACCTGCTCTCGGTGGACGAGCGCAAGCGCGTCGAGGAGCTGGTGGCCGACAAGGTCCCCACCGCCGTCAAGACGCTGTTCATCGATCCGAGCCTGGCCGACGATCCGGCCCGCCTCGAGGCCCTGATGGGCATCGGCGCGGCCAGCGAGGCGGGCATCGACCGCATCGACAACCACCACGACCGCCACCACGCCGAGGGCGCCCATCACGATCACGCTCACGATCATTTCGATGGCCATGTGATTCGCCTGGGCGAGGTCGACGGCGAGGCGCTGGAGGCGCGCCTGGGCGAGCTCCTGAAGGCCCACGAGATCTATCGCGCCAAGGGCTTCGCGGCGATTCCCGGCAAGCCCATGCGGCGGGTGATCCAGGCTGTCGGCGAACGTCTCGACGGCTACTACGACCGGCTGTGGACCGCGGGCGAACCGCGCCACACCGAGCTGGTGATCATCGGCCGGGCGCTGGACCGCGAGGCCTTGCAGGCGGCCCTGGCCGGTGCCGAGACCGCGACGCCCGCCTGA